GCGTCCTAGCCTTCGCGCGTGGGGCAGGAGGGGGCTGGGCATCGTCCTCAGCTTCCTCTTCCTCACGATTGTCAGCTTCGGGGTCGGCTCGATCGCGCCCGGCGACGCGTCGCTCTCGCTCCTGCGCACGGACACCGTCGCGGTCAACACCGACGACGTGGCCAGCGTCCGGCACGAGCTGGGGCTCGATCGGCCGTGGCCGGAGCGCTACCTGCGCTTCCTTGGCGGGCTCACGCGCGGCAGCCTCGGCGACTCCTACTTCAGCGGGCACACCGTCACGGGCGACATCGCGAAGGCCGCGCCCATCACTATCAACCTCTCGCTGGCCTCGCTGGTCCTCGCGGTGGCGTTCGTGCTTGTCCTCGGCTGGCTGGCCGCGAAGTATCAAGGCTCGCTCCTTGATAAGTTGATTCTGGGACTGTGCTACGTCGGCGCGGCGCTGCCCAGCTTCTGGCTGGGCCTCCTGCTCATCTCGCTCTTCGCGGTCTCGCTCGGCTGGCTGCCGAGCTCCGGCTGGCACGGGGGCCGCGGGCTCATCCTGCCCACGGTGGTGCTCGCCGTCGCGATCGCGCCGCCGTTCATCAAGGTGTTCCGCGGCCGCTTCATCGAGGTCGCGGACTCCGATTTCGTCCGCGCCGCCCGCGCCCGGGGGTTGAAGACCTCCACCATCGAGCGGCGCCACGTGCTGCGCGGCACGCTGGTCCCGATCGTGACCATGCTGGGCGTGAGCCTAACCAGCCTGCTGTCGGGTTCGGTCGTGGTCGAGGTCGTCTTCGGCCTGCCCGGCCTGGGAAGCATGGTGATGGAGGCGATCGGCCGCCGCGACTGGCCGGTCGTGCAGGGTTTCGTTTTCGTCATCGGCGTGGTCGTCATCGCAGTCATGCAGCTTGTCGACGTCGCCTGTCGGCTCATCGACCCCTCCCTGAAGGCGGGTGAAAGGGCGTGATGAAGCTTCTACAATCCTCTCGCTCGCTGGGATGGCAGGTGGCCCTCGTCCTCGCGCTGGTCGCCCTCGTCCTGCTCGGGCCGTGGATCGCGCCGTACGACCCGGTCGCCGTCGACCTGGGGAACGTGCTGGCCGCGCCGAGTGGGCAGCACTGGCTGGGCACCGATCAGCTCGGCCGCGACCTGTTCTCCCGGGTGTTGGCCGGTGGCCAGCGCACGGTGGGGATCTCGCTCGCCGCGATCGTCCTGTGCATCCTCGTCGGGGCAACCCTGGGCCTGCTCTCCGGAATTAAAGGAAAGTGGCTTGACTGGGGCGTCATGCGCGTCTCTGACGCCTTTCTTTCCTTCCCGGAATACGTGGTGGCCATCGTCATCACCGGCATCCTCGGCGCGGGCTACGTCAACCTGCTGCTGGCCATCGTGGCAGTGAAGTGGGTGGGCTACGCCAAGCTCGTCCGCGCCATCGTCCGCGAGCAGCGCGGGGCGACCTATCTCACCGCGGCGCGGATCTCCGGCGCGGGCACTGGGCGCATCGTCGTGGGACACCTGGTCCCGCACGCCTGGGGACCTGTGCTGTCGCTGGCCACGGTCGACCTGGGCAAGATCGTGCTGCTGGTGGCCTCGCTGTCCTTCCTCGGGCTCGGCGTGCCACAGCCCGTCCCGGAGTGGGGCTTCATGCTCAACGAGGGGCGCCTTTACTTCGGCCAGACCCAGCTGCTCATGCTGGCGCCTGGCCTCGCGATCTTCCTCTTCGTTCTCGCCACCAGCCTGGTGGGGGACCGGCTCGCCTTGCGGCTGGGCCGGACCACGTCTGGGGAGGAGGAGAAGTAGTGTCGCACAACGAAAAGACCCACAGCCTGCTCGAGGTCCGCGGATTGCGGATCGGCGCGGGGGATAGGGAGCTCGTCCACGGCGTGGACCTCTTCGTCGCGCCCGGCGAGTGGCTGTCGATCATCGGCGAGTCGGGCAGCGGCAAGACGCTGAGCACGCTCGCGATCGCCGACCTCCTCCCGCGGGGCCTGCGCCGCGAGTGCGGGCGCCTCGACTTCGCGGGGACGGATCTCCTGT
This is a stretch of genomic DNA from Corynebacterium vitaeruminis DSM 20294. It encodes these proteins:
- a CDS encoding ABC transporter permease produces the protein MRPSLRAWGRRGLGIVLSFLFLTIVSFGVGSIAPGDASLSLLRTDTVAVNTDDVASVRHELGLDRPWPERYLRFLGGLTRGSLGDSYFSGHTVTGDIAKAAPITINLSLASLVLAVAFVLVLGWLAAKYQGSLLDKLILGLCYVGAALPSFWLGLLLISLFAVSLGWLPSSGWHGGRGLILPTVVLAVAIAPPFIKVFRGRFIEVADSDFVRAARARGLKTSTIERRHVLRGTLVPIVTMLGVSLTSLLSGSVVVEVVFGLPGLGSMVMEAIGRRDWPVVQGFVFVIGVVVIAVMQLVDVACRLIDPSLKAGERA
- a CDS encoding ABC transporter permease; the encoded protein is MKLLQSSRSLGWQVALVLALVALVLLGPWIAPYDPVAVDLGNVLAAPSGQHWLGTDQLGRDLFSRVLAGGQRTVGISLAAIVLCILVGATLGLLSGIKGKWLDWGVMRVSDAFLSFPEYVVAIVITGILGAGYVNLLLAIVAVKWVGYAKLVRAIVREQRGATYLTAARISGAGTGRIVVGHLVPHAWGPVLSLATVDLGKIVLLVASLSFLGLGVPQPVPEWGFMLNEGRLYFGQTQLLMLAPGLAIFLFVLATSLVGDRLALRLGRTTSGEEEK